A genomic stretch from Halorubrum sp. BV1 includes:
- a CDS encoding cytochrome P450: MSATPPGPIGDPLFGNGRQYADDPFGFMRACADSYGDVIRFDLGPRETYLLANPADVERVLVADAERYRKPQFGDDAMDRLLGQGLLMSEGDTWRRQRDLANPAFHNSRIAALSGTMVEHTDEYIADWTSGETVDVQLELARLTVRIIVSAMFGADVSDEEVKTVQEELEPLGARFEPDPRRFLIPNWVPTRENREFDAAVDTLESVIDGIVERRLGTERDPEADPAGPEGVAVPGPAGDPDGDLPMDLLSVLLRARDRGEQTDENLRDELVTMLLAGHDTTALTLTYTFYLLSNHPDARERVETEAEAATDDGPPTAADAREMTYTDRVLTEAMRLYPPVYTLFREPKLDVKLGGYRIPEGSALMLPQWVIHRSPRWYDDPETFDPGRWDPERRSERPRFAYFPFGGGPRHCIGKSFSLLEAKLILATVCSAYELDYEGPDLSVRGSLTMHPDHPVPMRVHER, encoded by the coding sequence ATGTCCGCTACGCCGCCCGGACCCATCGGTGATCCCCTCTTCGGCAACGGCCGACAGTACGCCGACGACCCCTTCGGATTCATGCGCGCCTGCGCCGACAGCTACGGCGACGTGATCCGGTTCGATCTGGGTCCCCGCGAGACGTATCTGCTCGCGAATCCTGCCGACGTCGAGCGCGTCCTCGTCGCCGACGCGGAGCGGTATCGCAAGCCGCAGTTCGGCGACGATGCGATGGACCGACTGCTCGGACAGGGACTTCTCATGAGCGAGGGCGACACATGGCGCCGCCAGCGAGACCTCGCGAACCCCGCGTTCCACAACAGCCGGATCGCCGCGCTGTCGGGGACGATGGTCGAGCACACGGACGAGTACATTGCCGACTGGACCTCCGGTGAGACCGTCGACGTGCAACTGGAGTTGGCCCGGCTCACGGTGCGGATCATCGTCTCGGCGATGTTCGGAGCCGACGTTAGCGACGAGGAAGTCAAAACGGTCCAAGAGGAGTTAGAGCCGCTCGGTGCCCGGTTCGAGCCCGATCCGCGGCGCTTTCTCATCCCGAACTGGGTGCCGACCCGCGAGAACCGCGAGTTCGACGCCGCCGTCGACACCCTCGAATCGGTGATCGACGGCATCGTCGAGCGTCGGCTCGGAACGGAACGCGACCCCGAAGCCGATCCGGCCGGCCCCGAGGGCGTCGCGGTCCCCGGTCCGGCGGGTGACCCGGACGGCGACCTCCCGATGGACCTCCTCTCCGTCCTGCTCCGCGCTCGCGACCGCGGCGAGCAGACCGACGAAAACCTCCGCGACGAACTGGTCACGATGCTGCTCGCCGGCCACGACACGACCGCGCTCACGCTCACCTACACGTTCTACCTCCTCTCGAACCACCCCGACGCCCGCGAGCGGGTCGAAACGGAGGCGGAGGCCGCGACCGACGACGGCCCCCCGACCGCGGCCGACGCCCGCGAGATGACGTACACGGACCGCGTGCTCACCGAGGCCATGCGCCTGTATCCTCCCGTCTACACCCTATTCCGCGAGCCGAAACTCGACGTGAAACTGGGGGGCTACCGGATCCCGGAGGGGTCGGCGCTCATGCTCCCGCAGTGGGTGATTCACCGGTCGCCGCGGTGGTACGACGACCCGGAGACCTTCGATCCCGGTCGGTGGGACCCCGAGCGTCGGAGCGAGCGCCCCCGGTTCGCGTACTTCCCGTTCGGCGGCGGGCCGCGCCACTGCATCGGCAAGTCGTTCTCGCTACTGGAGGCCAAGCTCATCCTCGCTACGGTCTGTTCCGCGTACGAACTCGACTACGAGGGTCCGGATCTGTCCGTCCGCGGATCGCTGACGATGCACCCCGACCACCCGGTCCCGATGCGCGTGCACGAGCGGTGA
- a CDS encoding molybdenum cofactor guanylyltransferase, whose translation MTSGAILAGGRSTRFGDADKAVAELAGVPLIRRVADRLAGADDPIPPGAARAASGDPVVDDLVVNCREGQREAIAAALEGVPLPVRWAIDEEPELGPTAGIRNACRTAPGTYAVVVACDMPFVDPAFVATLVEDAADHDAAVPRLEDRWLQTTQAVYRTAPTAAACDRALARGDRKVLAALDELDRAVVGDAAIRARTTPRTFTNVNTRDDLADAAAVVERALDDR comes from the coding sequence GTGACCAGCGGAGCCATTCTCGCGGGCGGCCGCTCGACCCGCTTCGGCGACGCCGACAAGGCGGTTGCGGAACTCGCGGGCGTCCCGCTGATCCGTCGCGTGGCCGACCGGCTCGCGGGCGCGGACGATCCGATCCCACCGGGCGCGGCTCGCGCCGCCTCCGGCGACCCGGTCGTCGACGACCTCGTCGTGAACTGTCGGGAGGGCCAGCGGGAAGCGATCGCGGCCGCGCTGGAGGGTGTCCCGCTTCCCGTCCGCTGGGCGATAGACGAGGAGCCCGAACTCGGACCGACCGCGGGGATCCGGAACGCCTGCCGGACGGCTCCGGGCACGTACGCCGTCGTCGTCGCCTGCGACATGCCGTTCGTCGACCCCGCGTTCGTCGCGACGCTCGTCGAGGACGCCGCGGACCACGACGCCGCGGTGCCGCGGCTCGAGGACCGGTGGCTCCAGACCACGCAGGCGGTCTACCGGACGGCTCCGACGGCGGCCGCCTGCGACCGCGCGCTCGCCCGCGGCGACCGGAAGGTACTGGCGGCGCTCGACGAACTGGACCGCGCGGTCGTCGGCGACGCGGCGATCCGCGCCCGAACGACGCCGCGCACGTTCACCAACGTCAACACGCGCGATGACCTCGCCGACGCCGCGGCGGTCGTCGAGCGGGCGCTCGACGATCGGTGA
- the fdhF gene encoding formate dehydrogenase subunit alpha, giving the protein MASEPDNGVKTICPYCGVGCGIQVLDGDEPGEMRFMPWGDAPVNEGSVCIKGGAATQVVDHEDRLTEPLIKEDGEFREATWEEALGRVVDEMEGIREEHGPDGMGFFGSSKTFNEENYLIQKLARRYGTNQVDNCTRMCHASTVWALRTSLGMGAMTNSMADLEEAADVLWIQGANPGEQHPIANSQYFRQAVLEGATVIQVDPHANKTTRSFEIDETDRHMHLQLNPGSDIPLLNVVLKTILERHEQEPDAGWIDEEFVAERTEGFEHLKETLADFDKAAAAEEAGVPLEDIELAAEKYAMANNAAIFTGMGMSQHTCGVDNVQNEINLALITGNLGRPGTGVNPLRGQNNVQGTCDVGAMPNVLPGYQLVDDDEARESVEEVWGFEVPDEPGLTNVEISHAIGDTVHGLYVMGENPIMSEPDGNETERRFREELDFMVVQDIFMTETAELADVVLPATTWAERDGTVTNTDRRVQRMRGVHKVHENTRHDLDILCEVGTRLFGGDEFDFDGPEAVFEELREVCPIMHGMTYDALGETGIHWPCYEEGDEGDSYLYEDEFETDDGLGRIEGVVHQEPKETPDEEYPLVLTTARLEEHYNTGTMSRRSPTLSRQHPENFVDVHPNDAERYGIEDGDYVTLRSRRGEIRVRADVTEDIKEGVVWTTPHFAAASANRLTNDVLDERAKIPEYKAAAAEIDVSIESAGDEPASADD; this is encoded by the coding sequence ATGGCTAGTGAGCCGGACAACGGGGTAAAGACGATCTGCCCGTACTGCGGTGTCGGCTGCGGGATTCAGGTGCTCGACGGCGACGAGCCGGGCGAGATGCGGTTCATGCCGTGGGGTGACGCCCCGGTCAACGAGGGGAGCGTCTGCATCAAGGGCGGCGCGGCGACACAGGTCGTCGACCACGAGGACCGCCTCACAGAGCCGCTGATCAAGGAGGACGGCGAGTTCCGAGAGGCGACGTGGGAAGAGGCGCTCGGCCGAGTGGTCGACGAGATGGAGGGGATTCGGGAGGAACACGGCCCCGACGGCATGGGCTTTTTCGGCTCCTCGAAGACGTTCAACGAGGAGAACTACCTCATCCAGAAGCTGGCGCGGCGGTACGGCACCAACCAAGTCGATAACTGCACGCGGATGTGTCACGCATCGACCGTCTGGGCGCTCCGGACCAGCCTCGGGATGGGTGCGATGACGAACAGTATGGCCGACCTCGAAGAAGCGGCCGACGTGTTGTGGATCCAAGGCGCGAACCCCGGCGAGCAGCACCCGATAGCCAACAGCCAGTACTTCCGGCAGGCCGTCTTGGAGGGCGCGACGGTCATCCAAGTCGACCCGCACGCGAACAAGACGACGCGGTCGTTCGAGATCGACGAGACCGACCGCCACATGCACCTGCAGTTGAACCCCGGGAGCGACATCCCGCTCTTGAACGTCGTCCTGAAGACGATACTGGAGCGCCACGAGCAGGAGCCGGACGCGGGCTGGATCGACGAGGAGTTCGTCGCGGAGCGCACCGAGGGGTTCGAGCACCTCAAGGAGACGCTCGCCGACTTCGACAAGGCGGCCGCCGCCGAAGAAGCGGGCGTCCCGCTCGAAGACATCGAACTCGCCGCGGAAAAGTACGCGATGGCGAACAACGCCGCCATCTTCACCGGGATGGGGATGAGCCAGCACACCTGCGGCGTCGACAACGTCCAAAACGAGATCAACCTCGCGCTCATCACGGGCAATCTCGGCCGGCCCGGCACCGGCGTCAACCCGCTTCGGGGACAGAACAACGTGCAGGGGACCTGTGACGTGGGCGCGATGCCGAACGTCCTCCCCGGCTACCAGCTCGTCGACGACGACGAGGCCCGCGAGTCGGTCGAGGAGGTGTGGGGCTTCGAGGTCCCCGACGAACCCGGGCTCACGAACGTCGAGATATCCCATGCGATCGGCGACACCGTCCACGGCCTCTACGTCATGGGCGAGAACCCGATCATGAGCGAGCCCGACGGCAACGAGACCGAGCGTCGGTTCCGCGAAGAGCTCGATTTTATGGTGGTCCAAGACATCTTCATGACCGAGACCGCCGAGCTCGCGGACGTCGTCCTCCCGGCGACGACGTGGGCCGAGCGCGACGGGACCGTCACCAACACCGACCGGCGCGTCCAGCGCATGCGCGGCGTCCACAAGGTTCACGAGAACACGCGTCACGACCTCGACATCCTCTGTGAGGTCGGGACGCGGCTGTTCGGGGGCGACGAGTTCGACTTCGACGGGCCGGAAGCGGTGTTCGAGGAACTCCGAGAGGTCTGCCCGATCATGCACGGGATGACCTACGACGCGCTCGGCGAGACGGGGATCCACTGGCCCTGTTACGAGGAGGGCGACGAGGGTGACTCGTACCTCTACGAAGACGAGTTCGAGACCGACGACGGCCTCGGACGCATCGAGGGCGTCGTCCATCAGGAGCCGAAGGAGACGCCCGACGAGGAGTATCCGCTGGTGTTGACTACCGCCCGGCTCGAAGAGCACTACAACACCGGGACGATGAGCCGGCGTTCGCCGACGCTCTCCCGACAGCATCCGGAGAACTTCGTCGACGTCCATCCCAACGACGCCGAGCGGTACGGTATCGAAGACGGCGACTACGTGACGCTCAGATCGCGACGCGGAGAGATCCGCGTCCGCGCCGACGTCACAGAGGACATCAAAGAGGGTGTGGTCTGGACGACGCCGCACTTCGCGGCCGCCTCCGCGAACCGCCTCACCAACGACGTGCTCGACGAGCGCGCAAAGATACCCGAGTACAAGGCCGCGGCCGCCGAGATCGATGTCTCCATCGAGTCGGCGGGCGACGAACCGGCATCCGCGGACGACTGA
- a CDS encoding glutathione-independent formaldehyde dehydrogenase, with amino-acid sequence MKAVVYQGPYDVDVEEVEEPEIEHPNDVVVDITTSCICGSDLHMYEGRTAAEEGIVFGHENMGVVSEVGEAVSTLEEGDRVVMPFNVSCGFCQNCEEGFTGFCTNVNPGFAGGAYGYVAMGPYPGGQAEKLRVPYADHNALKLPEGREHEDAFSLLADIFPTGWHGTELADLQPGESVAIFGAGPVGLMAAYSAKIKGAAEIYVVDQVPSRLELAEEHCDAHAIDFSEGDPVDQIIEEHGGMVDKGVDAVGYQATDPDDVDEDTEDYSYQPAKENPAVVLNNLIRVVRPTGQLGVPGLYVPEDPGAPDDMAAQGRLGIDFGKFFEKGLKCGTGQCNVKEYNRYLRDMIIEGRADPSWVVSHRVDLEEAPEMYEAFDAREEGVTKVLLEP; translated from the coding sequence ATGAAAGCAGTAGTATATCAGGGGCCGTACGACGTAGACGTAGAAGAGGTAGAGGAACCGGAAATCGAACACCCGAACGACGTGGTCGTCGATATCACCACCTCCTGTATCTGTGGCTCCGACCTCCACATGTACGAGGGGCGAACCGCGGCCGAAGAGGGGATCGTCTTCGGTCACGAGAACATGGGGGTAGTGAGCGAGGTCGGCGAGGCGGTTTCGACCCTAGAGGAGGGAGACCGCGTCGTGATGCCGTTTAACGTCTCCTGCGGATTCTGTCAGAACTGTGAGGAGGGATTCACCGGGTTCTGTACCAACGTCAATCCCGGCTTCGCCGGCGGCGCGTACGGCTACGTCGCTATGGGGCCATACCCGGGCGGACAGGCCGAGAAACTGCGCGTCCCGTACGCCGACCACAACGCGCTGAAGCTGCCTGAGGGTCGCGAACACGAGGACGCCTTCTCGCTTCTCGCGGACATCTTCCCGACGGGCTGGCACGGCACCGAACTGGCCGACCTCCAGCCCGGCGAGTCCGTCGCCATCTTCGGCGCGGGGCCGGTCGGGCTGATGGCCGCGTACAGCGCGAAGATCAAGGGCGCAGCCGAGATCTACGTCGTGGATCAGGTCCCGAGCCGACTGGAGCTGGCCGAGGAGCACTGTGACGCCCACGCGATCGACTTCTCCGAGGGCGACCCGGTCGACCAGATCATCGAGGAACACGGCGGGATGGTCGACAAGGGCGTCGACGCGGTCGGCTACCAGGCGACCGACCCCGACGACGTCGACGAGGACACCGAGGACTACTCGTACCAGCCAGCCAAGGAGAATCCGGCGGTCGTGCTCAACAACCTGATCCGCGTCGTCCGACCGACGGGCCAGCTCGGCGTTCCGGGACTGTACGTCCCCGAGGACCCCGGCGCGCCGGACGACATGGCCGCACAGGGGCGGCTCGGCATCGACTTCGGGAAGTTCTTCGAGAAGGGACTCAAGTGCGGGACCGGCCAGTGTAACGTGAAAGAGTACAACCGGTACCTCCGCGACATGATCATCGAGGGCCGCGCGGACCCGTCCTGGGTCGTCTCTCACCGAGTCGACCTCGAAGAGGCTCCCGAGATGTACGAGGCGTTCGACGCTCGCGAGGAGGGCGTCACGAAGGTTCTGTTAGAGCCCTGA
- a CDS encoding GTP-binding protein, with the protein MADDRIPVTVLSGYLGAGKTTLVNHLLSNPGDRRIAVILNDMGEVNVDADLIARENDEEGVVDLSNGCICCRLQDDLLTEAAALADSREFDYLLVESSGISEPVPIARAFTEGTEDSDVDPRERFRLDTMVTVLDAYGFWKEFDAGETLPGGAQPETDRPLADVLVEGIEFCDVLLVNKTDMVPDDVLDRIESVAERLGPRAKQIRTTYAAVDPDEVLDTGRFDFETAKRSAGWKRAIAEEESADGHAHHEDGHAHHEDGHAEGAAAAHGVGSFVYRSSDPLDPEALAAWLDDWDGSIVRAKGVVRVAGTEEVVGVSQAGPSVQAGPIGEWGPDDDRRTRLVFIGEDLDEAGIRDELNGLVAEEGEPTADPDAVFPI; encoded by the coding sequence ATGGCAGACGACCGGATTCCGGTGACCGTCCTCAGCGGCTATCTCGGTGCGGGCAAGACGACGCTCGTCAACCACCTGCTCTCGAACCCCGGCGACCGTCGGATCGCCGTCATCCTGAACGACATGGGCGAGGTGAACGTCGACGCCGACCTGATCGCCCGCGAGAACGACGAGGAGGGGGTCGTCGACCTCTCGAACGGCTGCATCTGCTGTCGGCTGCAGGACGATCTCCTCACGGAGGCGGCGGCACTCGCCGACTCCCGCGAGTTCGATTACCTCCTCGTGGAGTCCTCGGGCATCTCGGAGCCGGTGCCGATCGCGCGGGCGTTCACCGAGGGGACCGAGGACAGCGACGTCGACCCCCGAGAGCGGTTCCGGTTGGACACGATGGTCACCGTCCTCGACGCCTACGGCTTCTGGAAGGAGTTCGACGCGGGCGAGACGCTGCCGGGCGGCGCGCAGCCGGAGACGGACCGCCCGCTCGCCGACGTGCTCGTCGAGGGGATCGAGTTCTGCGACGTCCTCCTCGTGAACAAGACGGATATGGTGCCCGACGACGTGCTCGACCGGATCGAGTCGGTCGCAGAGCGGTTGGGACCCAGAGCGAAACAGATCCGGACCACCTACGCCGCGGTCGACCCCGACGAGGTGCTCGACACCGGACGGTTCGACTTCGAGACTGCGAAGCGGTCAGCCGGCTGGAAGCGCGCGATCGCAGAGGAGGAATCGGCGGACGGTCACGCGCACCACGAGGACGGTCACGCGCACCACGAGGACGGTCACGCGGAAGGCGCAGCCGCAGCACACGGGGTCGGCTCGTTCGTCTACCGCTCTTCGGACCCGCTCGACCCCGAGGCGCTCGCGGCGTGGCTCGACGACTGGGACGGGTCGATCGTCCGGGCGAAGGGGGTGGTCCGCGTCGCGGGCACCGAGGAGGTCGTCGGCGTGAGTCAGGCGGGGCCGTCGGTGCAGGCGGGACCGATCGGCGAGTGGGGACCGGACGACGACCGCCGGACGCGGCTCGTGTTCATCGGCGAAGACCTCGACGAGGCGGGGATTCGCGATGAACTGAACGGACTGGTGGCCGAAGAAGGGGAGCCGACGGCGGACCCCGACGCGGTGTTCCCGATTTAG
- the yqeC gene encoding selenium cofactor biosynthesis protein YqeC produces MDEADATEVTTALDARDATVCVVGAGGKKSTLFALADRLDRPVVTASVRIPIFDDRVATVRVTDDPLAAIDAAGEDDWPLGLVPERDRADRYLGYDAETVADVADVAPGATLVKADGARLREFKAPGDREPQVPETADVVVPIASAHVVGEPLTDELVHRPERVAEIADRTLGDPVRPADVAAVLASPDGGLKGVPDGATAIPIINKVDDEADAAAAREIAAGVLDRADVSRVVLTRLVEAGDVADDPVVEVVE; encoded by the coding sequence ATGGATGAAGCCGACGCCACGGAGGTGACGACCGCGCTCGACGCCCGCGACGCCACGGTCTGCGTCGTCGGGGCGGGCGGCAAGAAGTCGACGCTGTTCGCGCTCGCCGACCGCCTCGACCGCCCGGTGGTGACCGCGAGCGTCAGGATTCCGATCTTCGACGACCGAGTCGCGACCGTGCGGGTGACGGACGACCCGCTCGCCGCGATCGACGCGGCGGGGGAGGACGACTGGCCGCTCGGACTGGTACCCGAGCGGGACCGCGCGGACCGCTATCTGGGGTACGACGCGGAGACCGTCGCCGACGTCGCCGACGTCGCGCCCGGCGCGACCCTCGTCAAGGCCGACGGCGCGCGCCTCCGCGAGTTCAAAGCGCCCGGCGACAGAGAACCGCAGGTCCCGGAGACCGCGGACGTGGTCGTCCCGATCGCGAGCGCGCACGTCGTCGGCGAACCGCTCACCGACGAGCTCGTCCACCGGCCGGAGCGCGTCGCCGAGATCGCGGACCGGACGCTCGGCGACCCGGTCCGGCCCGCGGACGTCGCGGCCGTGCTCGCGAGTCCGGACGGCGGACTGAAGGGCGTCCCCGACGGCGCGACGGCGATCCCGATCATAAACAAGGTCGACGACGAGGCGGACGCGGCCGCGGCCCGCGAGATCGCAGCGGGAGTCCTCGACCGCGCCGACGTGTCCCGAGTCGTCCTCACCCGGCTCGTCGAGGCGGGCGACGTCGCGGACGATCCGGTCGTCGAAGTCGTCGAGTAG
- a CDS encoding aldehyde ferredoxin oxidoreductase family protein, with protein MSRTRTHVLRVDLSTGETARECVPREWRRDYVGGKGLGARYLYEELSPGVDPTGPENLLAFLGGPLSGYLPGETRYAAVTKSPLTGGFLDSYGGGAFAARLAGSLDDCLGLLVTGAADRPVRIELAGGRARIADADAWGADTAETAAAFPDAAVACVGPAGEREAAYATIASDGGDHHAGRGGAGAVMGSKRLKAVVARDPPPTVPDELAALRDRDAAAYARDGTGEWQAAGETIETVDYANEVGLLAAEGWTSTGFAGTDEIGVEAAAERATGRERADDSVPGGFRIDTPDGEVVPRGAAPISLGAGLGVDDFDRVAELCGVCDRLGLDVIDAGNAAAWAIRADDAGVVDCPVEFGDAQGVRRLLEAIAARADPPDFDATPGLADALADGVDAAAARFGGETLAPTVKSMALPGFDPRAAVGVALAYATSDRGACHRRSRPQDREPFAADGRGPRDRVRPVIGEQNARSVLWSLVVDDFVGEAAWTDLGAEWLAALDHPAADAGLATADGDAPDRVTHLATTGERIWTLTRLFNAREGFDRTDDALPAPLHTAASDGPSGIDPESFERLLDRYYAARGWGSTGLPTAATVDRLGLGGVVDDATPLDDRRIDPPSRGG; from the coding sequence ATGAGTCGCACTCGCACGCACGTCCTCCGGGTCGACCTCTCGACGGGCGAGACCGCTCGCGAGTGCGTCCCGCGGGAGTGGCGGCGCGACTACGTGGGCGGGAAGGGGCTCGGCGCGCGGTACCTCTACGAGGAACTGTCTCCCGGGGTCGACCCGACCGGCCCGGAGAACCTGCTCGCGTTCCTCGGGGGACCGCTCTCCGGGTACCTGCCCGGCGAGACGCGGTACGCCGCTGTGACGAAGTCCCCGCTCACCGGCGGCTTCCTCGACTCGTACGGCGGCGGCGCGTTCGCCGCCCGGCTCGCGGGCTCGCTCGACGACTGCCTCGGACTCCTCGTGACCGGCGCGGCCGACCGTCCGGTCCGGATCGAACTGGCGGGCGGCCGCGCCCGGATCGCGGACGCCGACGCGTGGGGTGCGGACACGGCCGAGACGGCCGCCGCCTTCCCGGACGCGGCGGTCGCCTGCGTCGGCCCGGCGGGCGAGCGCGAGGCGGCGTACGCGACGATAGCCAGCGACGGCGGCGACCACCACGCCGGCCGCGGCGGCGCGGGTGCGGTGATGGGATCGAAGCGGCTGAAGGCGGTCGTCGCCCGCGACCCGCCCCCCACCGTCCCGGACGAACTCGCCGCGCTCCGCGACCGCGACGCCGCGGCCTACGCCCGGGACGGAACTGGCGAGTGGCAGGCGGCCGGAGAGACGATAGAGACGGTCGACTACGCGAACGAGGTGGGCCTCCTCGCGGCGGAGGGGTGGACGTCGACCGGCTTCGCGGGCACCGACGAGATCGGCGTGGAGGCGGCGGCGGAGCGCGCGACCGGCCGCGAGCGAGCGGACGACTCCGTCCCCGGCGGCTTCCGGATCGACACCCCCGACGGGGAGGTCGTCCCCCGCGGCGCGGCCCCGATCTCGCTCGGGGCCGGCCTCGGCGTCGACGACTTCGACCGCGTCGCCGAACTCTGCGGCGTCTGCGACCGGCTCGGACTCGACGTGATCGACGCGGGCAACGCGGCCGCTTGGGCGATCCGCGCCGACGACGCCGGCGTCGTCGACTGCCCGGTCGAGTTCGGCGACGCACAGGGCGTCCGACGGCTGCTGGAGGCGATCGCGGCCCGTGCGGATCCCCCCGACTTCGACGCGACGCCGGGGCTCGCCGACGCGCTCGCAGACGGCGTGGACGCCGCGGCGGCGCGGTTCGGCGGCGAGACGCTCGCACCGACGGTGAAATCGATGGCGCTTCCCGGGTTCGACCCCCGAGCGGCGGTCGGCGTCGCGCTCGCGTACGCGACGAGCGACCGCGGCGCGTGCCACCGACGCTCGCGGCCCCAGGACCGCGAGCCGTTCGCCGCCGACGGGCGCGGGCCGCGCGACCGGGTCCGGCCCGTGATCGGCGAGCAGAACGCTCGATCGGTGTTGTGGAGCCTCGTCGTCGACGACTTCGTCGGCGAGGCGGCCTGGACCGACCTCGGTGCGGAGTGGCTCGCCGCGCTCGACCACCCGGCGGCCGACGCCGGTCTCGCGACGGCCGACGGCGACGCGCCGGATCGGGTGACGCATCTCGCGACGACGGGCGAGCGGATCTGGACGCTGACACGGCTGTTCAACGCCCGCGAGGGGTTCGACCGAACGGACGACGCGCTCCCCGCCCCGCTCCACACGGCGGCGTCCGACGGCCCCTCGGGGATCGATCCCGAGTCGTTCGAACGGCTGCTCGACCGGTACTACGCCGCCCGCGGGTGGGGTTCGACCGGCCTCCCGACCGCGGCGACCGTCGACCGGTTGGGACTGGGCGGCGTCGTCGACGACGCGACGCCGCTCGACGACCGGCGGATCGATCCCCCGTCGCGGGGCGGGTGA
- a CDS encoding 2'-5' RNA ligase family protein, with protein MFSLNVPIPPLIPRLATELHPKLTGFDRVRDRHTLVCKRFGVKDVRRDGETSGNLPPRTVALDRLRERLRPPLTRTSPFDVAVTGVDTFDAPAAGSGPVVYLTVESDGLVRLHRRLCAAFAPIEEIEGDDYVPHVTLARGGDPGPGVVADLVAGEFDPIRWRAHALDVWDPAAREVAATVEL; from the coding sequence GTGTTCAGCCTGAACGTCCCGATTCCCCCTTTGATACCGCGGCTCGCGACCGAACTCCACCCGAAACTCACGGGGTTCGATCGGGTCCGCGACCGCCACACACTCGTCTGCAAGCGGTTCGGGGTAAAAGACGTGAGAAGAGACGGTGAGACATCCGGCAATCTCCCGCCCCGAACCGTCGCGCTCGACCGGCTCCGCGAGCGGCTGCGGCCGCCGCTCACCCGAACCTCGCCGTTCGACGTCGCCGTGACCGGGGTGGACACCTTCGACGCGCCCGCCGCCGGCTCCGGCCCGGTCGTGTACCTCACGGTCGAGAGCGACGGACTCGTCCGGCTCCACCGCCGGCTCTGTGCCGCCTTTGCCCCGATCGAGGAGATCGAGGGCGACGACTACGTCCCGCACGTAACGCTGGCGCGCGGCGGCGACCCCGGGCCGGGCGTCGTCGCCGACCTCGTCGCGGGCGAGTTCGACCCGATCCGGTGGCGGGCCCACGCGCTCGACGTGTGGGACCCCGCGGCCCGCGAGGTCGCCGCGACCGTCGAACTGTGA
- the serB gene encoding phosphoserine phosphatase SerB, with protein MSLIAFDFDGTLSDSEMTVLLAERAGVADEVAEITERAMNDELSYAESLYQRAELLGGLDAEAVEAAFGDVTLRPGAGELIERLQADGHHVAVLTGGFERGVERALATAGVQADTIVANRLPMSGGRLTGDAEGPLIEGTKDDALAALADDLDYPMDATVAVGDGANDLPMLEVAGLAVGFVPKEAVRPACDTVVESMAELGDVLEARGVVSASD; from the coding sequence ATGAGTCTCATCGCGTTCGACTTCGACGGCACGCTCTCCGACTCCGAGATGACGGTCCTTCTGGCCGAACGCGCGGGCGTCGCCGACGAGGTCGCCGAGATCACGGAGCGGGCGATGAACGACGAACTGAGCTACGCCGAGAGCCTGTATCAGCGCGCGGAGCTGCTCGGCGGGCTCGACGCCGAGGCGGTCGAGGCCGCCTTCGGCGACGTGACGCTCCGGCCCGGCGCGGGCGAGCTGATCGAGCGATTGCAGGCCGACGGCCACCACGTCGCGGTGCTCACGGGCGGATTCGAGCGCGGCGTCGAGCGCGCGCTGGCGACGGCGGGCGTCCAGGCCGATACGATCGTCGCGAACCGGCTGCCGATGTCCGGCGGGCGGCTCACCGGCGACGCCGAGGGACCGCTCATCGAGGGGACGAAAGACGACGCGCTCGCCGCGCTGGCGGACGACCTCGACTACCCGATGGACGCGACCGTCGCGGTCGGCGACGGCGCGAACGACCTCCCGATGCTCGAAGTTGCGGGCCTCGCGGTCGGCTTCGTCCCGAAGGAGGCAGTCCGCCCCGCGTGTGACACCGTCGTCGAGTCGATGGCCGAACTCGGGGACGTGCTCGAAGCGCGCGGCGTGGTGTCCGCGTCGGACTGA